From Pseudoalteromonas sp. R3, one genomic window encodes:
- a CDS encoding diguanylate cyclase produces the protein MLWRLVLLVMLLSGATQALEVSAEFKQHQSLSYQYTYSQAENIQALLLSQPQWQAGKHQPLQPPANTHAWIRVALHNPGSIEVPLLLSIDNNLLDKITAYIRHDEASFLTLALGDALPLLQRPIKHEAQLIPLELPAHSHSQVYLQITHHGTLNAPLSLWHPIEYLKYKSKFNLLYGILAGFILAMIAINFTLYSFTRRRYFLHGTVIIGLFWLLIVHLYGFSYRYLYGDNVWLQQYGQSLLVMLSTLALIPIQRSKALPNLLPAKHDRKLTQLLMLGVILTLLSQLLPLPVATFAAYGLALTLVFGYIICTVRSRYRRTTKITAICMYTIMLVTLSYQFGFELGVFGGAQLDRPVTYVCYLILSLYLSFVLTRQFILEREKHIKTQQHKLARTQAEDALLKEKLKLQEQAQQELENSIDERTFELQVTLRELEEKNHELEKLNMEDPMTKVKNRRYFDKRLMMEVRRSRREQTTLSLIILDIDFFKKVNDNYGHLAGDHTICAFARLIEKHLKRPHDEVFRYGGEEFVMLLPNTSQDGALELAEQIRQATEAHELKVAGHHIKFTTSAGVYSAIAQDTSNPTLYTDMADKGLYMAKQQGRNRICIYQPKQET, from the coding sequence ATGCTGTGGCGGTTGGTGTTACTCGTGATGCTGCTATCAGGTGCTACCCAGGCACTGGAGGTTTCAGCTGAGTTCAAGCAACACCAATCGCTATCATATCAATACACCTACAGCCAGGCAGAAAATATTCAGGCTTTACTGCTTAGTCAACCACAGTGGCAGGCAGGCAAACACCAGCCTTTACAACCGCCAGCCAATACCCATGCCTGGATCCGAGTTGCTTTGCATAACCCAGGCTCCATAGAGGTGCCTCTGTTACTGAGTATAGATAACAACTTACTGGACAAGATCACGGCTTACATCCGTCATGATGAAGCGTCCTTCCTTACCCTGGCACTGGGAGATGCACTCCCGCTCTTGCAGCGTCCAATTAAGCACGAAGCTCAACTGATCCCTTTAGAGCTGCCGGCCCACAGCCATAGTCAGGTGTACTTGCAGATCACCCATCATGGCACCCTGAATGCACCTCTGAGCCTTTGGCATCCAATAGAATATTTGAAGTATAAGAGTAAGTTTAATCTGCTGTACGGCATTTTAGCCGGGTTTATTCTCGCCATGATTGCCATTAACTTCACTCTGTATAGCTTTACCCGCCGGCGTTACTTTTTACATGGCACTGTAATTATTGGGCTGTTCTGGCTGCTTATTGTACACCTATATGGATTTAGCTATCGCTACCTCTACGGGGACAATGTCTGGTTGCAGCAATACGGACAAAGCCTGCTGGTAATGCTTTCAACTCTGGCTCTGATCCCCATTCAGCGCAGCAAAGCCTTGCCCAACCTGCTGCCGGCAAAGCACGACCGTAAACTTACCCAGCTGCTGATGCTGGGCGTGATACTGACTTTACTCAGCCAACTGCTACCACTGCCTGTGGCCACCTTTGCAGCTTATGGTTTGGCTCTCACTCTGGTATTTGGCTACATCATTTGTACAGTACGCAGTCGTTATCGTCGTACAACCAAAATAACGGCCATATGTATGTACACCATCATGCTGGTCACGCTGAGTTACCAGTTTGGCTTTGAGTTGGGTGTCTTTGGTGGCGCACAACTGGACCGCCCTGTCACCTATGTCTGCTATCTGATCCTGAGTCTCTACCTCAGCTTCGTTCTGACCCGCCAGTTCATACTCGAACGCGAAAAGCATATTAAGACCCAACAACATAAACTGGCCCGCACTCAGGCAGAAGACGCTCTGCTCAAAGAAAAGCTAAAACTGCAAGAGCAAGCACAACAGGAACTGGAAAACAGCATAGACGAGCGAACTTTTGAACTACAGGTCACACTTCGGGAACTCGAAGAAAAGAACCATGAGCTTGAAAAGCTCAACATGGAAGATCCCATGACCAAAGTGAAAAACCGCCGCTATTTTGATAAACGCCTGATGATGGAAGTTCGTCGCTCACGGCGGGAGCAAACCACGCTCAGCCTGATCATCCTTGATATCGACTTCTTCAAGAAAGTAAACGACAACTACGGTCATTTGGCAGGGGATCACACCATTTGTGCCTTTGCACGCCTGATAGAAAAGCACCTGAAAAGGCCCCATGATGAAGTCTTTCGCTATGGTGGCGAAGAGTTTGTGATGCTGCTGCCTAATACCTCACAGGACGGCGCCCTGGAGCTCGCAGAGCAAATCCGCCAGGCGACTGAAGCACACGAACTGAAAGTGGCTGGTCACCATATTAAATTTACCACCAGTGCGGGGGTTTACAGCGCCATCGCACAGGACACCAGTAACCCCACTCTATATACCGATATGGCTGACAAGGGCTTGTATATGGCCAAACAGCAAGGCCGCAATCGGATCTGTATTTACCAACCTAAGCAGGAGACTTAA
- the hemB gene encoding porphobilinogen synthase → MAQSGLDLFPYTRMRRMRKNDFSRRMMCENTLTVNDLIYPVFVLEGKNRKEAIPSMPGIERLSIDLLVEEAKELVALGVPAIAIFPVTPADKKSLHAEEAYNPEGLAQRTVRALKSECPELGVITDVALDPFTTHGQDGIIDDEGYVINDITTEILVKQALSHADAGADIVAPSDMMDGRIGAIRDALEEAGHIHTRIMAYSAKYASSYYGPFRDAVGSAGNLKGADKKTYQMDPANSDEALREVALDLQEGADMVMVKPGMPYLDVVRRVKDEFGVPTFAYQVSGEYAMHKAAIDNGWLAEKPTIMESLLAFKRAGADGILTYFTKQAAIWLNDK, encoded by the coding sequence GTGGCTCAGTCAGGACTGGATCTTTTTCCTTATACGCGTATGCGCCGTATGCGCAAAAACGACTTTTCTCGCCGTATGATGTGTGAAAACACTCTGACGGTAAATGATCTGATCTATCCGGTATTCGTTCTGGAAGGCAAGAACCGCAAAGAAGCCATTCCTTCTATGCCAGGCATTGAGCGCCTGTCGATTGATTTATTGGTAGAAGAAGCAAAAGAGCTGGTAGCGTTAGGCGTACCTGCCATTGCAATATTTCCGGTTACCCCGGCCGATAAAAAATCCTTACACGCTGAAGAAGCCTACAACCCTGAAGGACTGGCTCAACGCACAGTGCGCGCACTTAAAAGTGAGTGTCCTGAGCTAGGTGTGATCACCGACGTGGCACTGGACCCATTCACCACCCATGGTCAGGATGGCATCATTGATGATGAAGGCTATGTGATCAATGACATCACGACGGAGATACTGGTCAAGCAGGCGTTGTCTCATGCCGACGCAGGTGCTGATATTGTTGCTCCGTCAGACATGATGGATGGACGCATTGGCGCCATTCGCGATGCTCTGGAAGAAGCCGGACATATTCATACGCGTATTATGGCTTATTCCGCCAAGTATGCCTCCAGCTATTACGGTCCGTTCCGTGATGCAGTCGGTTCTGCTGGGAACCTTAAAGGGGCCGATAAGAAGACCTATCAGATGGATCCGGCCAACTCAGATGAAGCACTGCGCGAAGTTGCACTCGATCTTCAAGAAGGTGCTGACATGGTGATGGTTAAGCCGGGTATGCCCTACCTGGATGTAGTACGTCGTGTTAAAGATGAGTTCGGCGTACCCACCTTTGCTTATCAGGTAAGTGGCGAATATGCTATGCATAAAGCTGCAATTGACAACGGTTGGCTGGCAGAAAAACCAACCATTATGGAATCATTACTCGCATTTAAACGTGCCGGCGCAGATGGCATTTTAACCTACTTTACGAAGCAAGCCGCTATCTGGTTGAATGATAAATAA
- the tatB gene encoding Sec-independent protein translocase protein TatB, with protein sequence MGMWELVVVMIVGLIVLGPERLPVAIRTVSRWINTVKSVANSVKAEVNEELRVHELHSNLKKAEEQGLDNIAPGLKQSVEELQRAAESVRHSYSKSPDASKNDKDPSSPN encoded by the coding sequence ATGGGGATGTGGGAACTCGTTGTAGTGATGATCGTTGGCCTGATAGTGCTTGGGCCTGAACGCTTACCTGTTGCAATCAGAACAGTCAGTCGCTGGATCAACACCGTCAAATCTGTCGCCAACTCTGTAAAAGCAGAGGTCAACGAAGAATTGCGTGTACACGAGTTGCATAGCAACCTTAAAAAAGCCGAAGAACAAGGTCTGGACAACATAGCGCCGGGCCTGAAGCAATCGGTGGAGGAGCTACAACGCGCGGCAGAATCGGTGCGCCATAGCTACAGCAAGTCTCCGGATGCGTCAAAAAACGATAAAGATCCGTCCTCTCCAAACTAA
- the tatA gene encoding Sec-independent protein translocase subunit TatA translates to MGFGGISIWQLLIILAIIVLLFGTKKLRGIGSDLGNAVKGFKNAVAEDEEEKKSDKAENKEQLTDQAAQAKTASEKEKDKV, encoded by the coding sequence ATGGGTTTTGGTGGTATCAGTATTTGGCAATTGCTTATCATTCTGGCCATTATTGTGCTTTTATTCGGCACTAAAAAACTACGTGGCATCGGCAGTGATTTAGGCAATGCAGTAAAGGGCTTTAAAAACGCAGTTGCAGAAGACGAAGAAGAAAAAAAGTCGGATAAAGCTGAAAATAAAGAGCAACTAACCGATCAAGCGGCACAAGCTAAAACAGCCAGCGAAAAAGAAAAAGACAAGGTGTGA
- a CDS encoding TatD family hydrolase translates to MHTLIDAGVNLTSTQFDTERDAIVTRAASQGVESMLLIGCDLQSSEHSHTLAKQYGQYATAGVHPHDAKGVPDDFIAQLRNLVSQDRVVAIGECGLDFNRDYSPRPVQQLICGVQLELAQTLDMPVYLHERDAFDTFSSMLDEFSLRGVLHCFTGDKRALRHYLDYGLMIGLTGWLCDERRGETLRELVRYIPEDRILLETDAPFLLPRTLKPKPKSRRNEPAYLPEIAQHVAALKNISVAQLAQQTSDNFRTLFLAKEIAD, encoded by the coding sequence ATGCATACTTTAATAGATGCCGGAGTCAACCTGACCAGTACGCAGTTTGATACCGAGCGTGACGCAATTGTGACTCGGGCCGCCAGCCAGGGTGTAGAGTCTATGCTGTTGATTGGCTGCGATTTACAAAGTAGTGAGCACAGTCATACGCTGGCAAAGCAGTATGGACAGTATGCCACAGCAGGCGTTCACCCTCATGACGCCAAAGGCGTACCAGATGATTTTATCGCGCAATTGCGCAACCTGGTCTCGCAGGACAGAGTTGTCGCCATCGGCGAGTGCGGGCTCGACTTTAACCGCGATTACTCCCCTCGTCCGGTTCAGCAACTAATCTGCGGGGTACAACTGGAACTGGCTCAAACACTTGATATGCCGGTTTATCTGCACGAACGCGACGCTTTTGACACTTTCAGCTCGATGCTGGATGAATTTTCTTTGCGTGGTGTATTGCATTGCTTTACCGGCGACAAACGCGCACTGCGTCATTACCTGGATTATGGTCTCATGATTGGCCTGACTGGCTGGTTATGTGACGAACGCCGGGGTGAAACCTTACGGGAGCTGGTACGTTACATCCCCGAAGATCGGATCTTGCTGGAAACCGATGCGCCATTTTTACTCCCCCGGACACTGAAGCCGAAACCCAAATCACGTCGCAATGAACCCGCGTACCTGCCTGAAATCGCACAGCATGTTGCCGCACTCAAGAACATCTCCGTAGCGCAACTGGCGCAGCAAACGAGTGACAATTTCAGAACCTTGTTTTTAGCAAAAGAGATAGCTGACTAA
- the tatC gene encoding twin-arginine translocase subunit TatC — MSDMTNSGFIGHLIELRNRLIKALLSVLIIFVSLVYFANDIYAFVAAPLVESLPANSTMIATDVTAPFFAPFKLTLFVSLFLAVPMILHQIWGFLAPGLYQHEKRMLMPILLSSILLFYAGIAFCYFVVMPIILGFFTAVGPDMMTLSPDISSYLGFILKLFFAFGVAFEIPVAIMLLCWSGVTTTDSLAQKRPYIIVGVFVIAMFLTPPDVLSQTLLAVPMALLFEVGLLLARLYSKKPATEEQSHE, encoded by the coding sequence ATGTCAGATATGACAAACAGTGGCTTTATTGGCCACCTTATTGAGCTTCGAAATCGTCTGATCAAGGCGCTGCTCAGTGTCCTGATTATATTTGTGTCTTTGGTTTACTTCGCCAATGATATTTATGCTTTTGTGGCGGCGCCGCTGGTTGAAAGCTTGCCCGCTAACAGCACCATGATTGCGACGGATGTCACAGCTCCTTTCTTTGCGCCTTTTAAGCTGACTCTGTTTGTGTCACTGTTTCTGGCGGTCCCAATGATACTGCATCAAATATGGGGGTTTCTGGCACCTGGTCTGTATCAGCATGAAAAGCGTATGTTGATGCCTATTTTGTTGTCCAGCATCTTGCTATTTTACGCTGGTATCGCCTTTTGTTATTTCGTTGTAATGCCCATCATACTCGGCTTTTTTACCGCAGTCGGCCCGGATATGATGACTCTCTCCCCGGATATCAGCAGTTATCTTGGCTTCATTCTGAAACTGTTTTTTGCGTTTGGCGTCGCGTTTGAGATCCCGGTGGCCATCATGTTGCTATGTTGGAGTGGCGTCACAACCACCGACAGCCTGGCACAAAAGCGCCCGTACATCATTGTTGGCGTTTTTGTGATTGCCATGTTCTTAACACCACCGGATGTGTTATCACAAACCCTGCTGGCGGTCCCCATGGCACTGCTTTTTGAGGTCGGTTTATTGTTAGCAAGACTCTATAGTAAAAAGCCAGCAACAGAGGAACAAAGCCATGAATAA